A window of Candidatus Woesearchaeota archaeon genomic DNA:
TTGTCACGTATCCTGCGATTATATTTCTTAGTTTTTTGCTTGTTTGCGTTATTCTTTCGGATACTTTTGTTTTGTTTTCATCGAAGTTTTTTGTGAATTCTTCTCCGTGTGTTTCCATTAGTTCATTTGAAATTGCTTTAGCAAGTCTTGTCTTTATCCTTCCCATCGTTATACCTCTTGGTATTGAAATAGCATTTTATTTATAAAGATTATGTTGTTTTTAGGACTTTTTTATTGTTTGAGGTTAAGAGTTGTTTTTTGTAAACTTTTTTATAGTTTGAGTTCTTGCTTTTTGTTCTTATGGATTTGAATTTATTTCGTTTGGATGTCGAAAAAGCTTTGGCAGGTAAT
This region includes:
- a CDS encoding 30S ribosomal protein S17e, which produces MGRIKTRLAKAISNELMETHGEEFTKNFDENKTKVSERITQTSKKLRNIIAGYVTRIKKAE